Proteins encoded together in one Pangasianodon hypophthalmus isolate fPanHyp1 chromosome 18, fPanHyp1.pri, whole genome shotgun sequence window:
- the LOC113531956 gene encoding histidine ammonia-lyase codes for MDTSRDIGKIQSKKQDEYISLDGNSLTTADLVSLGKGLYKIKLSAEAEERVIRAKDVIEKIISEKQVVYGVNTGFGKFARTVVGKDQLKELQENLIRSHSAGVGPPLSPERTRMLLALRINVLAKGYSGISLETLHKMVAAFNASCLSWVPEQGTVGASGDLAPLAHLALGLMGEGRMWSPQTGWTDATTVLEGHGLTPISLKPKEGLSLINGTQMISSLGAEAVERAEAITRQADVIAALTLETLKGTNKAFDFDVHAVRPHPGQILVAQRFRSLLHSDFFPSEITDENSYSRVQDAYTLRCCPQVHGVTNDTIAFVKKILNTELNSATDNPLVFSERGITISGGNFHGEYPAKALDFLAIGVHELASISERRIERLCNPSLSNLPAFLVKEGGLNSGFMVAHCTAAALVSENKVLCHPASVDSLSTSAATEDHVSMGGWAARKALKVVEHVEQVLAIELLAACQALEFHRPLKTTAPLEKVYELLRSVVRPWDKDRVMSCDIKTAHQLLLEEKVWKAVLPFMDQYKEIDHQHLTSPPAHIHV; via the exons AT GGACACTTCCAGAGATAT TGGAAAGATCCAGTCAAAGAAGCAAGATGAG TATATCTCTTTAGATGGGAATAGCCTCACAACTGCTGATTTGGTCAGTTTGGGAAAAGGCCTTTATAAGATTAAG CTGAGTGCTGAGGCAGAGGAGCGCGTGATCAGAGCTAAAGATGTTATCGAGAAGATCATATCTGAAAAACAAG TTGTTTATGGAGTTAACACAGGATTTGGTAAATTTGCACGGACCGTCGTGGGGAAAGATCAACTCAA GGAGCTGCAGGAAAATCTGATCCGCTCACATAGTGCTG GAGTTGGACCCCCACTGAGTCCGGAGAGGACCCGGATGCTTCTTGCTCTCAGGATTAATGTCTTAGCCAAAGGTTATAGTGGCATTTCCTTGGAGACTCTTCATAAAATGGTGGCAGCCTTTAACG cctccTGTCTCTCCTGGGTTCCTGAGCAAGGGACAGTAGGGGCGAGTGGAGACCTGGCCCCTCTAGCTCACCTGGCTCTGGGGCTGATGGGAGAGGGACGCATGTGGTCACCACAGACTGGCTGGACTGATGCCACAACT GTACTAGAAGGACACGGTCTGACTCCAATATCACTGAAACCCAAAGAG GGGCTTTCTCTGATTAACGGGACTCAGATGATATCATCACTGGGTGCTGAGGCAGTAGAGAGAGCAGAAGCGATCACCCGGCAGGCTGATGTCATCGCTGCTCTCACTTTAGAGACACTGAAGGGAACCAACAAAGCTTTCGACTTTG ATGTACATGCAGTGCGGCCTCACCCGGGTCAGATTTTAGTCGCCCAGAGATTTCGCTCGCTGCTTCATTCTGACTTCTTTCCCTCAGAAATCACAG ATGAGAATTCCTACAGCAGAGTTCAGGATGCCTACACACTGCGATGCTGCCCTCAG GTGCATGGTGTAACCAATGACACGATTGCTTTTGTGAAGAAGATTCTCAACACTGAATTAAACAGTGCCACCGATAATCCT TTGGTATTTTCAGAACGAGGAATCACTATTTCAGGAGGAAACTTCCACGGTGAATATCCTGCTAAG GCTCTGGACTTCCTGGCTATAGGAGTGCATGAGCTGGCGAGTATTAGTGAGCGGCGCATCGAGAGGCTGTGTAATCCCTCACTCAGTAATCTCCCTGCCTTCCTTGTGAAGGAAGGGGGATTAAATTCAGGCTTTATGGTGgcccactgcactgctgctgccCTGG TGTCGGAGAATAAGGTTCTGTGCCACCCGGCCTCTGTGGACTCTCTGTCCACCAGTGCAGCTACAGAGGACCATGTGTCTATGGGGGGCTGGGCAGCCAGAAAGGCCCTGAAGGTGGTCGAGCATGTGGAGCAGG TCCTTGCCATTGAGTTACTCGCTGCCTGCCAGGCTCTGGAGTTCCACCGGCCCTTAAAGACCACAGCTCCTCTGGAGAAGGTCTACGAGCTGCTGCGCTCTGTAGTCAG GCCCTGGGACAAAGACCGTGTCATGAGCTGTGATATCAAAACAGCTCACCAACTCCTCCTAGAGGAAAAG gtgtggaAGGCAGTGCTACCATTCATGGACCAGTACAAGGAGATTGACCACCAACATCTCACTTCTCCTCCTGCTCACATTCATGTTTAA